The stretch of DNA TAGTTTTTTCAACTTTATCAGTTCTACCTTTTCTAATTAATTGGTTAATCGTAGGCATTTCCGCTCCTTAACTACAACAATATTTCCACAATAAAAATAGGCTTTTAAGCCCATAATAAACTATAGAGGGATGGTGTAACACACCACCCCTCAATTAAGCAAGTTTTTATAGCATAAGTGTAGAAGTTTCTTCTAGAGAATCATCTTCTTCAACAAATGCTTCGTAATCACGGTACTTCGAGATACCAGAACCAGCTGGAATCAGGCGACCCATAAGTACGTTCTCCTTAAGACCACGTAATAAATCTTTTTTACCTTCAAGCGATGCTTGAGTTAAGATCTTAGTTGTCTCTTGGAAAGATGCAGCTGATAAGAATGAATCAGTAGAAAGAGCTGCTTTAGTAATACCAAGTAGAACTGGTCTTGCTTGAGCTGGCTCATATCCATCAGCAACTAGTTGCTCATTTGTTTCAAGTAATTCTGCTTTAGTTACAGAGTCACCAACAACAAATGTAGAGTCACCTGGATCAGTTACTTCAACTTTCTTAAGCATTTGAGAAACGATTACCTCAATGTGCTTATCATCGATATCTACACCTTGTAGACGGTATACAGCTTGAATCTCATCAACGATGTATCCTGCAAGTTCTTTAATACCAAGTACTCTTAGGATATCGTGTGGGTTAGCTGGACCATCCATAATAGCTTCACCTGAACGGATATAGTCACCTTCGTTTACAGTTACATAGCGTCCCTTAGGAATTGTGTAAACTACTGGATCAGATCCATCTTCAGGTCTAATAAGAATTCTTCTAGAACCTCTTACTTCAGCACCAAACTCGATTGTACCAGTTACGTCAGCAATCTGAGATGCTTGAGCAGGTTTTCTAGCTTCGAAAAGCTCGGCTACTCTTGGAAGACCCCCAGTAATATCTTTTGTTTTCGTCGTTTCACGAGAAACTTTAGATACTACGCTACCAACTTCAACTTCATCACCTTCAGTTACAGTTAGAGTTGCACCAACTTGTAGACGGTAAGAAGCTTGTCTGTTTGTTCCAGGAACAATAATTGGGTTTCCATCAGCATCAAGAATCGTAATTCTTGGTTGAAGTGAAGGATCCTTAGTTTCTGTTACAGTTCTTTGAGTTAGACCTGTTACTGCATCTGTTTGCTCAGCAAGAGTTGCACCAACTACTAAGTCTTCAAACTTAACAAAACCAGCTACTTCTGTAAGAAGTGGAATCGAGAACGGGTCCCATTCAATCAGAGTATCCCCTACGTTTACTTCACTACCTTCAGAGAAGTGTAGCTTTGAACCGTAGATTGCTGGATATTTTTCTTTTTCAACACCACGAGCATCTTTAATGATAAGCTCACCAGTCTTGTTCATAACAAGAAGACCAGTTGGTGTTTCAACAGTTACAACATTGTTGTATACAACTTTACCAGATGTACGAACAGTTGTTTTATTTACTTGTGCACCAGCTGTTGCTGTACCACCAACGTGGAATGTACGCATTGTAAGCTGTGTACCAGGTTCACCAATTGACTGAGCAGCGATAACACCAACAGCTTCACCAACTGAAACCATTGTACCTCTTGCAAGGTCGCGTCCGAAACAAGCCGCACAGAAACCGTGTCTTTCGTTACAAGTAAGAACAGATCTAACCTTGATTTGGTCAACTTCTTTCTCTTCTAGTAACACAAGGTCTTTTTCTGTAAGTAGGTGACCTGTTTGAAGAACCTCATTACCTTCTGCAGAGATAACTGGAGCTGCTGTTACACGGCCCATTGCTCTAGAAGCAACGTGCTCTACAACTTCACCAGACTCAATACGAGAAGTTAGTGTAATACCATCAGTTGTTCCACAATCTTCAGCTCTAATGATACCGTCTTGAGCAACGTCTACTAGACGTCTCGTTAGGTAACCAGAGTTTGCAGTCTTCAGGGCAGTATCGGCTAGACCTTTACGAGCACCGTGTGTAGACGTGAAGTATTGTAGTGCCGATAGACCTTCACGGAAGTTTGAAGTAATTGGCGTTTCAATAATCTCACCAGATGGCTTGGCCATTAGACCCCTCATCGCAGCAAGCTGTCTCATCTGCTGTGCAGAACCCCTTGCTCCTGAGTTTGCCATCATATAAAGAGCGTTGAATGAAGGAGCGTAAATTGGCTCTTCACCTTCTTTATCTGAAGTAAATTCATCAGTAGAAATTTTCTCAAGCATAACCTTAACAAGTTTCTCTGTAGTTTGTGACCAAACGTCAACAACCTTGTTATATCTCTCACCATTAGTGATCGAACCTTCGTTATACTCTTCTGTAATTCCGTGAACTTCATCATGAGCTTCTTTAAGAATTCCTTCTTTTTCAGAAGGGATTTCCATATCAACAACGTTAATAGAAATACCAGCTTTTGTAGCATTGCTATAACCAAGTTGCATAAGACCATCAGCAAGTAGAACAGTATCTTTTTCAGATCCTCTTCTGTAAGCAAGGTCAAGAAGCTTAACTAGTTCTTTCTTACCAAGAATGATGTTTACGTCTTCGAAGTTTAGACATGAAGGAACGATATCGAATACGAATGTACGTCCTACAGTAGTCTCATGTACTTCACCACCAATACGTACTTTAATTGGTGCTTGTAGGTGTAGGTTACCTGAGTGGTAAGCAAACTGAGCTTCTTCTTTAGAAGAGAAAGTTTTCCCGTATCCACGAGCATATGGTCTAACACGAGTCATGTAGTAAAGACCAAGTACGATATCCTGAGATGGAGTAATAATTGGTGAACCATCTTTTGGAGAAAGAATATTATTTGTCGACATTGCAAGAACACGACACTCAATTTGAGCTTCAAGTGATAGAGGAACGTGAACGGCCATCTGGTCACCGTCGAAGTCGGCGTTGAATGCAGTACAAACAAGAGGGTGAAGACGGATAGCCTTACCTTCAATAAGTACAGGTTCGAAACCTTGGATACCAAGTCTGTGAAGAGTTGGTGCACGGTTAAGAAGTACTGGGTGCTCTTGTACAACTTCTTCAAGGATATTCCATACTTCTTCTTTTTGTTGCTCAACCATACGCTTAGCAACTTTAATAGTAGTACAGTGTCCTTTTTCAATTAGCTTGTTGTAGATAAACGGCTTGAAAAGTTCAAGTGCCATAAGCTTAGGAAGACCACACTGGTGAAGTCTTAAGCTTGGACCAACAACGATTACAGAACGTCCTGAGTAGTCAACACGCTTACCAAGTAGGTTTTGACGGAAACGTCCTTGCTTACCTTTTAACATATCAGAAAGTGATCTTAGTGGACGCTTGTTAGCACCAGTAAATACTTTACCACGACGACCATTATCAAATAGAGCATCAACTGCTTCTTGAAGCATTCTCTTTTCGTTTCTGATGATGATTTCAGGAGCATTAAGTTCTTTAAGTCTTCTAAGACGGTTGTTTCTGTTAATAACACGTCTGTATAGATCGTTAAGATCTGAAGTTGCAAAACGTCCTGCTTCAAGTGGAACAAGAGGTCTTAAGTCTGGTGGAAGGATAGGAATAACATCCATCATGAACCACTCAGGCTTGTTTTCAGACTTCATAAGAGATTCAACAACTCTTAATCTTTTAACAAACTTAGTTCTTGCCATCTCTGTAGTTGCGTTAGCAAGACCACGTCTTAGGTTTTTATTTTCAAGATCGATATCAAGCTTAGAAAGTAGCTCTTGAACGATTTCTCCACCCATACCAGCTTCGAAATCAATACCTTGATCTTTAAGTTCATAATATTGTTGCTCAGAAATTACGCGACCTACATCTAGACCACCTTCAACACCATCAGTTGCTGAAGCAGTTACGATATATGCTTCATAATATAGAACTTTTTCAAGTTCTTTAAGAGAAAGGTTAAGAAGAGCTGCCATTCTTGATGGAAGTGAACGTAGGAACCAAATGTGAGCAACTGGAGTTGCTAGTTCAATGTGTCCACATCTTTCACGACGTACTTTTGAAAGTGTAACTTCAACACCACACTTCTCACATACAACACCTCTGTGCTTCATTCTCTTGTACTTACCACAGATACATTCGTAATCTTTTACTGGTCCGAAAATCTTTGCACAGAATAAACCGTCTCTTTCTGGCTTATAAGTTCTATAGTTAATAGTTTCTGGTTTTTTTACTTCACCAAATGACCACTCTCTGATTGTATCAGGAGAAGCAAGCTTGATAGATACACCTTCAACGCTTACTGGATCTTTTGGCTTATCAAAAAAGTTTAAAAGGTCTTTCATTTTTTTATGCCCTCTTAATATACGGCAGGACTAAGCCTGCCATAAATTAACGAATAGATTCTTCAATTCTGTCTTCTTCAAGTTTAACGTCTAGACAAAGTGCTTGAAGCTCTCTGATTAGAACGTTGAACGATTCAGGAAGACCTGGTTCTAGTACTTGCTCACCTTTAACGATTGACTCATACATTCTTGTTCTACCGATAACGTCATCTGACTTAACAGTTAAGAACTCTTGAAGAGTATAAGCTGCACCGTATGCTTCAAGTGCCCAAACTTCCATTTCCCCAAGTCTCTGACCACCGAACTGAGCCTTACCACCAAGTGGCTGCTGAGTTACAAGTGAGTAAGGACCTGTAGAACGTGCGTGAAGTTTTTCGTCTACAAGGTGGTGTAGCTTAAGCATGTACATAACACCAACAGTAACGTCCTCTGCGAAAGCATCACCAGTCTTACCATCAAATAGAGTTGTTTTACCATTTGACTCAAGATCAGCTAACTCAAGCATTTCTCTGATATCTGCTTCTGAAGCACCATCAAATACTTTAGTAGAGAAACGAACACCGCTTGTAAGTTTCTTAGCAAGGGCCATAACAACATCATCTGCTGCAGACTTTAACCAAGCTTCAACTTCTGGCGTCTTATAAATTTTGTAAATGAAATCCTTAATCTCGTGAACTTTCATTTGCTCTTCAAGCATAACCTTGATTTTTTCACCAAGACCACGTCCGGCCCATCCAAGGTGAAGCTCAAGAAGCTGTCCGATGTTCATACGAGAAGGTACCCCTAGTGGGTTAAGTACGATTTCAACAGGTGTACCATCAGCAAGATAAGGCATATCTTCACGTGGAACAACGTTAGAAATAACACCTTTGTTACCGTGACGACCAGCCATCTTATCACCTGGCTGAAGCTTACGCTTAATCGCAACGTATACAGTAATCTTTTTGATTACACCTGGAGGAAGTTCATCACCTCTATGAAGTTTTGCAATCTCATCAGTTGTCTTAGCTCTAACTCTGTTGATCTTGTTTCTAACATCTGCGAAATACTCAGATAGTTTTTCTTCAAGCTCAGCTTGTAGTGGTAAGTAACCAATTAGCTCAAATGGAATTGATGCAAGAATTTCACCTGTAATCTCTGTTCCTTTAGAAAGTAGTTCAGCTGAACCATCTTCAGAAACAAGTACATCAGTAACTTTTGCACCTTTAAGCATATCTGCAATCTTAAGAATTGCTGAAGTTTGGATTGCCTTAATCTCAATTCTTTCATCTCTTCTTAGAAGAGTTGTCTCTTGCTCGATAATATCCTTAGATCTTGAACAAAGCTCAACACCTTCACGAGTATAAACTCTAGCATCAATTACTGTACCGTAAACAGATGAAGGAACTCTTAGTGAAGTATCTTTTACGTCACCAGCTTTATCACCGAAGATAGCTTTAAGAAGTTTTTCTTCTGGAGAAAGTTGAGTTTCACCTTTTGGTGTAATTTTACCAACTAGGATGTCTCCTGGCTTAATGATAGCACCAACTCTAACGATACCAGCTTCATCAAGATCTTTTAAAGACTCTTCTGAAACGTTTGGAATATCGCGAGTGATTTCTTCTTTACCAAGTTTAGTATCACGAGCTTCAACTTCGAATGCTTCGATGTGAATTGAAGTAAACACGTCTTTTGCAAGAAGGTCTTCAGAAATCAGGATCGAGTCTTCGTAGTTATAACCACCCCATGGCATGAATGCTACAAGTGGGTTTTGCCCTAGTGCTAGGTCACCGTTATCAGTACCAGGTCCGTCAGCAAGAACGTCACCTTTCTTAACGATATCACCTTCTTTTACAAGAGCTTTTTGGTTATTACATGTGTTCTGGTTAGTTCTTTGATATTTTACTAGTTTGTAAATATCTACACCAGACTCACCGTCTTTGAAGCTATCTCTTTGAATAACAATTCTGTTTGAATCAACAAAGATAACTCTTCCGTTGTCGTTTGCTACAAGAACTGCACCAGAATCTCTAGCTACAATTCTTTCAGTACCAGTACCAACGATAGGAGCTTCAGTTTTAACAACAGGCACGGCCTGTCTCATCATGTTCGATCCCATTAGGGCACGGTTGGCATCATCGTGCTCAAGGAAAGGAATTAGTGATGTTGCAACTGAGATCATCTGAGTTGGAGAAACGTCCATCAGGTTAACTTCTGATGCATCAACAAGTGTGAATTCACCAGAAGCACGTGCTGCAACTTGAGCACCAACTAGCTGACCTTCTTTAATGTTATTAGCATCGATCTGAGCGATAACTTTACCTTCCTCTTGGAAAGCAGTGAAATACTCTACATCACCAATCTTTTGATCTTCACCAATAGTTAGGTATGGAGTTTCAATGAAACCGTATTCAGATACTTTTGCAAATGTTGCAAGAGAAGTAATAAGACCAATGTTTGGTCCTTCAGGAGTCTCAACCGGACACATTCTTCCGTAGTGAGTTACGTGAACGTCACGAACTTCGAAAGATGCTCTTTCTCTCGTTAGACCACCTGGCCCAAGAGCTGAAAGACGACGCTTGTGAGTTACTTCTGAAAGTGGGTTCGTTTGATCCATAAACTGTGAAAGTTGTGATGAACCAAAGAATTCCTTAACGGCAGCAGCAACTGGCTTTTGGTTAACAAGATCGTATGGCATCATTGTATCAATTTCTTGAATTGCCATTCTTTCTTTAACCGCTCTTTCCATACGAACTAGACCAACTCTAAATTGGTTTTCAAGTAGTTCACCTACAGGTCTAACACGTCTGTTACCTAAGTGGTCGATATCATCAACACGTCCCTTACCGTTGTTAAGTTCAACAAGGTACTGGATAGTTGTAATAATATCTTCTTTAGTTAAAACAGTGTTCTCAACAGGAACATCAGTCTTAAACTTATAATTGATTTTCATACGACCAACACGAGATAGGTCATATCTTTCTTCATCAAAGAAAAGTCCTTGGAAAAGAACTTCAGCAGCTTCAACCGCTGGAGGTTCACCTGGTCTTAATCTTTCGAAGATTTTTAGAAGTGCATCTTCTTTAGCATCTGTTTTATCTAGAAGAAGAGTGTTTCTGATCTGATCACCAAAGTTGATCATATCAATGTAAAGACATTCTACTTCAGATACACCAGCAGCAATTAGTTCCTGAATCTTTGCTTCAGAAAGCGCTTCGTTAGCAAGACAGATTACTTCACCAGTAGTTTCATTGAAGATATCTTTAGCTGCAACTTTACCTACAACTTCTTCAAGCTGAGCAGGAATTTCAGTTACACCAGCATCCGCTAATCTCTTAATAGATGCTTTAGAGAATTTCTTCCCTTTTCTAACAATTGCTTTACCAGTTTTTGGATCAAGAACATCATTTGTTGCACGAGTTCCAGTCATTAGAGATAGGTCTAATGATCTTACAAACTCACCATTCTTAGCAAACTTGATTGTTTCAATATTGTAGAACATATCAAGGATTTCTTCAGTACTGAAACCAAGCGCTTTAAGAACTACAGTTGCATGTAATTTTCTTTTTCTATCAATTCTAGCAAATAGAATATTCTTATGATCGAATTCGAAGTCTAGCCAAGAACCTCTGTGAGGAATAATTCTTGCAGAGTAAAGAAGCTTACCACTTGAGTGCTTCTTCCCACCGTCGTGTTCAAAAACGATACCAGGAGATCTGTGAAGCTGAGAAACAATAACTCTCTCAGTTCCGTTATATACAAAAGAACCAGTCTCTGCCATCAGAGGAATGTTTCCTAAGTAAACTTCCTGTTCTTTAATTGAAGAAACAGTTCTTTGTTCATTACCATCTTTGTCAACAGCTACATCATAGAATACTAGACGAACAACTACCTTAAGTGGCGCTTCATATGAAAGGCCTCTTTGACGACACTCTTTTACAGTGTACTTAGGTTGTTCTAGTGAGTAGCTTACGAACTCTAACGATACAGTTTTGTTAAAGTCGTGGATTGGAAATACAGAGTTGAATACAGCCTGTAATCCCATTTCTTCTCTTTGAGAAGGAGGTACGTCCTTTTGAAGGAAATCATCATAGGACTTCTTTTGTAGAAGCATGAGTGGAGGCGTCTCTAACACAGATGGTGTTGAGGCAAAGTTCTTACGAAACCACTCGTTTGGTCTAAAAACCTCAGTCATTATGGTTCTCCCGGGTTTTAATTGTTTTAACGTGCACGTATATTTTTTAGTTACTTAATAACTTTTTTTTTCGGTTTTTACAAACGCAAAAAAGGTGTGAAGATCGCTAAATCTCCACACCTGTATTTTTTAATTTTTTATGCAATGAGCAAGGGGCTTAAATTACTTAAGCTCAACCTTTGCACCAGCAGCTTCAAGTTTTTTCTTGATTTCTTCTGCTTCTTCTTTAGATACTGCTTCTTTAACAGTCTTTGGAGCACCTTCAACCATTTCTTTTGCTTCCTTAAGACCTAGACCAGTGATTCCTCTAACTTCTTTAATAACGTTGATTTTCTTAGCACCTGCGTCAGCAAGAACAACGTCAAATTCAGTTTTTTCTTCAGCAGCAGCACCACCAGCAGCAGCACCAGCAACAGCTACAGGAGCAGCTGATACACCAAATTTTTCTTCAAGTTCTTTAACTAGCTCAGCTACTTCAAGAACAGTCATGTTTGAGATTTTTTCAATTAATTGATCATTTGTAATAGACATATATAACTCCTAAAAATTTAAAATAACTTTAACTCTAACTTTGTTAATTACTATTCTGCAGATTCTTCAGCTGCAACTGGCGCAGCTTCAACGCCTGCTTCTTTTTGCTCTTTAATTGCATTAAGAACTCTAGCAAATGCTGAGATCGGTGCATTAAATGTCGCAAGAAGAGTACCAAGCATCTCATCACGAGATGGTAGGTCTGCAATTGCATTTACTTCTGCTGGTGTTAGTGCTTTACCATCAAGTAAACCACCTCTAAGTTCTACTAGTTCAAACGCTTTTCCACATTCTTTTAATGCCTTAGCAACAGCTGGTGCTTCTTCAAATGCGAAAGCAACAGCTTGCGTACCTTTAAGACCAGAAAGTAATCCTTCTGCATCTGTTCCGGCCGCTGCCTTAGAAAAAAGTGTGTTACGAGTAACAACTAGCGATCCACCCGCTTCACGGATAGATTTTCTTAGAGCTGTGGCGTCATTAGATGGTAGTCCAATAACGTTTGTTAGAAAGATAGCGTTGGCATCAGTGATCTTCTTTTTTAGACCATCGATGATAACGTCTTTCTCTGCTCTAGTTAACATCGTTTACCTCCTAAACTACTGGAGGGAGATTTCATGCAGGCTTTATGTAGCTTCAAACCTAATCAGCAGCTACACCGACAATCATCAACCCCTTATTATTTTGCTGCGATAGTTGCAGCTTCTAAAGTATCAATTTTAAGACCTGGCCCCATAGTCGTACTTAAAGTAAGTGACTTAAGGTAAGTACCTTTTGCAGAAACAGGCTTAGCTTTAATAATTGCTGTAATCATTGTGTCAATGTTCTTTCTTAAATCTTCATTTGTGAAAGACGACTTACCGATTGGAACGTGAATAATACCGTTCTTCTCAGTTCTATATTCAACCTTACCAGCTTTTTGCTCTTTAACTGCGTTTTCAACATTAGGAGTAACTGTTCCTAATTTTGGGTTAGGCATTAGACCTCTAGGTCCTAGGATTCTAGCAACACGTCCAAGTTTACCCATCATATCTGGAGATGCAATAACTCTATCAAAGTCAAGCCATCCACCTGCGATCTTAGCAACGATATCGTCACCACCAACGTAATCTGCACCAGCTGCTTCAGCTTTAGCTACGTTGTCACCAGATGTAATAACACAAATCTTTACTGTTTTACCTGTACCAGCTGGAAGTGCTAGTGCACCTCTGATCATTTGGTCTGCGTGTCTTGGGTCAACACCAAGTCTGAACGCTAGATCTACAGTTTCATCAAAGTTTGCGAACTTAACTTCTTTAGCAAGGTTAATTGCTTCATCGATAGTGTAAGTCTTAGTTGTATCTACTTTTGCAAGTGCTTCTGTATATTTTTTCGATTTCTTAGCCATTGTAACACCTCTTAGTAATCTAGTTTGATACCAGCTGAACGACATGAACCTTCGATGATTCTTTCCGCTGCTTCTTGAGTAGCTGCTGTTAAGTCTGGTCTTTTCGCTTCAACAATTTCTTCAATAATTTTCTTAGATACTGTTGTTACAACTTCTGTTCCTGGCTTCTGTGCCCCTCTCTTAAGCTTTAGCTTATCTTTAAGAAGGTATGAAGCTGGAGGTGTCTTAGTAATGAAAGAAAAAGAACGATCTGAGTATACTGTAATGATTGTTGGAAGCATTACACCTGCATCTTTCTGAGTCTTTGCATTGAAAGCCTTACAAAATTCCATAATGTTTACACCTTTTTGACCTAGTGCCGGTCCAACTGGTGGTGATGGGTTTGCTTTCCCACCTGGAATTTGTAGCTTAATGAAACCTGTGATTTTCTTAGCCATAAATTTCTCCTGCGAACTTTTGTTCTACCAACTATTATTAATTTTTTTCAACCTGAGAAGCATCTAATTCTACCGGTGTTGGTCGACCAAAGATAGAAACGTTTACTTTCAGTTTTCCATTTTCATTTACAGATTCAATCGTACCGATGAATGAAGCGAAAGGTCCTTCAATAACCTTAACCTCTTCTCCTTCAGAGAAGTCCACAGTAGTACGTGACTTTTTGAAGCCACCAGTAGATTTACCTGTCATATATGCAGCCTCTTCATCTGATAAAGGCGCTGGTTTGTCAACAGTACCGCCAACAAAACCTGTAATTTTATCTGTATCTTTTACTAGGTGCCAAGTGTTCTCATTCATAAGCATTTGAATTAAGACGTAACCTGGGAAAAGCTTCTTCGTGATAGTTCTTTTTCTTCCACCCGCATGAGAAGTAACTTTTTCTTCAGGAACTACAATTTCACCAAATGAATCAGTTAGCTTATAGTTAACAATTCTTTCACGAAGAGTTTTTTGAACTTTGTTTTCTTGACCAGTAAGAGTCTTTGCAATGTACCAACGAAAATTAGGATTAACTGTAGCTTCACCTTCAGATGATTCTACGGCCATTTCTTCGTTAGTTAGTTCTTTTTCTGTTTCGTTGTTATCAACCATTTCTATCTCACTTAATCAATTAAAGGTATAAATTAAAGAATAATGTCTAGTAGCTGTCTAAATGTATAGTCTACTAATACAAAAATTCCACTTACAATGCTTAGTGCGATTACTAAACCAATTGTTGTCTTTAAAACGTCATCTTTGTTAGGCCAAACAACTTTTACAAGTTCAGCATAAACATCCTCAAGCATAGTAGAAGCATTCTTGTTTTTAGCAATTACTAGGAAGACAATCAGACCTACAACAATTCCAGCAACTTGTACCGTAATAGGAAAGTTTGGAACCTTTGCTTCAAGATCGAACCACTCACTTAATTGTTCGAGGAATCTAATAGTAATAAAACCACAAATCGCACTTACGGCAGCAACAAATGCATTAATCCATTTTTTGCTGTCTTCACTCTTAATGAGGGACATCTCAAATCCTTTTTTACCTAAATTAAACGTATAAGTACCAGATTATATCCCTTAATTAACATGGTTTGGCAAGAGCTAACGCAAAAATAGGATAAATTTGCAGTCAAAATAAATAATATTTGGAAAAAGTGGCGGGCGCATGAGGACTCGAACCTCAAACCTACTGATTTGGAATCAGCCGCTCTACCATTGGAGCTATACACCCGTTTGACTTGGAAACATAAATTACCGAAAAAGGCCTACCTCGTCAATCTCTTATTACTATAAATATTTCCATAATCTTGAATACGGTTCAATCTGAGGGTAGTGTAGCGAATCGCCAACGCGACATTTATTTATTTTGGAGAGAAAACAACATGAAGTATTTAGTACTATTAATGCTTACACTAAACATCAATGCGGCCATCTTTGTATCAGATTCATGTTCTGAAGATCAGAGAGACATGCTTATCAAAGATACTCAGAAATCTCGTGCAGACATGAAAAGCATCATTAAGGATCTTAGAGAGTACAAAAAACAGAACCCGTACATGAGCAAGAATGTTGAAAAGAAAATCAACAAGGCCATCGTAGTAATGAAATGTTCACTGGCAAGAACTTACTGGACTAAACATAAATGTGTTGAGCCATATGGTGGCGCAATCGCTTATACATATGCCGTTATCGGCAAAACTGTATATATCACACCAAGCTACTGGGAATATGATATTGAAGGCCGTCAAGGGATTGTACTTCACGAACTAACTCACAAGTGTGGAACTGGAGATGCTGATTACTTTTGGACACGTAAACCAAAAGATACTAATGGTACACCTTGGTCTGATATTGCTGATACATATAGATATTGGCAACAAAATGGAACTTGTATTCCAGAGATCGATTGTTAAAAAACTAAAATTTAAGCATAAAAAAAGGGGAGCATAGCTCCCCTTCCTTATATCTTGAATATATCAAATATTAGTCAAGAATTTCAGATACTGTACCAGC from Halobacteriovorax sp. DA5 encodes:
- the rpoC gene encoding DNA-directed RNA polymerase subunit beta', with the translated sequence MKDLLNFFDKPKDPVSVEGVSIKLASPDTIREWSFGEVKKPETINYRTYKPERDGLFCAKIFGPVKDYECICGKYKRMKHRGVVCEKCGVEVTLSKVRRERCGHIELATPVAHIWFLRSLPSRMAALLNLSLKELEKVLYYEAYIVTASATDGVEGGLDVGRVISEQQYYELKDQGIDFEAGMGGEIVQELLSKLDIDLENKNLRRGLANATTEMARTKFVKRLRVVESLMKSENKPEWFMMDVIPILPPDLRPLVPLEAGRFATSDLNDLYRRVINRNNRLRRLKELNAPEIIIRNEKRMLQEAVDALFDNGRRGKVFTGANKRPLRSLSDMLKGKQGRFRQNLLGKRVDYSGRSVIVVGPSLRLHQCGLPKLMALELFKPFIYNKLIEKGHCTTIKVAKRMVEQQKEEVWNILEEVVQEHPVLLNRAPTLHRLGIQGFEPVLIEGKAIRLHPLVCTAFNADFDGDQMAVHVPLSLEAQIECRVLAMSTNNILSPKDGSPIITPSQDIVLGLYYMTRVRPYARGYGKTFSSKEEAQFAYHSGNLHLQAPIKVRIGGEVHETTVGRTFVFDIVPSCLNFEDVNIILGKKELVKLLDLAYRRGSEKDTVLLADGLMQLGYSNATKAGISINVVDMEIPSEKEGILKEAHDEVHGITEEYNEGSITNGERYNKVVDVWSQTTEKLVKVMLEKISTDEFTSDKEGEEPIYAPSFNALYMMANSGARGSAQQMRQLAAMRGLMAKPSGEIIETPITSNFREGLSALQYFTSTHGARKGLADTALKTANSGYLTRRLVDVAQDGIIRAEDCGTTDGITLTSRIESGEVVEHVASRAMGRVTAAPVISAEGNEVLQTGHLLTEKDLVLLEEKEVDQIKVRSVLTCNERHGFCAACFGRDLARGTMVSVGEAVGVIAAQSIGEPGTQLTMRTFHVGGTATAGAQVNKTTVRTSGKVVYNNVVTVETPTGLLVMNKTGELIIKDARGVEKEKYPAIYGSKLHFSEGSEVNVGDTLIEWDPFSIPLLTEVAGFVKFEDLVVGATLAEQTDAVTGLTQRTVTETKDPSLQPRITILDADGNPIIVPGTNRQASYRLQVGATLTVTEGDEVEVGSVVSKVSRETTKTKDITGGLPRVAELFEARKPAQASQIADVTGTIEFGAEVRGSRRILIRPEDGSDPVVYTIPKGRYVTVNEGDYIRSGEAIMDGPANPHDILRVLGIKELAGYIVDEIQAVYRLQGVDIDDKHIEVIVSQMLKKVEVTDPGDSTFVVGDSVTKAELLETNEQLVADGYEPAQARPVLLGITKAALSTDSFLSAASFQETTKILTQASLEGKKDLLRGLKENVLMGRLIPAGSGISKYRDYEAFVEEDDSLEETSTLML
- the rpoB gene encoding DNA-directed RNA polymerase subunit beta; the encoded protein is MTEVFRPNEWFRKNFASTPSVLETPPLMLLQKKSYDDFLQKDVPPSQREEMGLQAVFNSVFPIHDFNKTVSLEFVSYSLEQPKYTVKECRQRGLSYEAPLKVVVRLVFYDVAVDKDGNEQRTVSSIKEQEVYLGNIPLMAETGSFVYNGTERVIVSQLHRSPGIVFEHDGGKKHSSGKLLYSARIIPHRGSWLDFEFDHKNILFARIDRKRKLHATVVLKALGFSTEEILDMFYNIETIKFAKNGEFVRSLDLSLMTGTRATNDVLDPKTGKAIVRKGKKFSKASIKRLADAGVTEIPAQLEEVVGKVAAKDIFNETTGEVICLANEALSEAKIQELIAAGVSEVECLYIDMINFGDQIRNTLLLDKTDAKEDALLKIFERLRPGEPPAVEAAEVLFQGLFFDEERYDLSRVGRMKINYKFKTDVPVENTVLTKEDIITTIQYLVELNNGKGRVDDIDHLGNRRVRPVGELLENQFRVGLVRMERAVKERMAIQEIDTMMPYDLVNQKPVAAAVKEFFGSSQLSQFMDQTNPLSEVTHKRRLSALGPGGLTRERASFEVRDVHVTHYGRMCPVETPEGPNIGLITSLATFAKVSEYGFIETPYLTIGEDQKIGDVEYFTAFQEEGKVIAQIDANNIKEGQLVGAQVAARASGEFTLVDASEVNLMDVSPTQMISVATSLIPFLEHDDANRALMGSNMMRQAVPVVKTEAPIVGTGTERIVARDSGAVLVANDNGRVIFVDSNRIVIQRDSFKDGESGVDIYKLVKYQRTNQNTCNNQKALVKEGDIVKKGDVLADGPGTDNGDLALGQNPLVAFMPWGGYNYEDSILISEDLLAKDVFTSIHIEAFEVEARDTKLGKEEITRDIPNVSEESLKDLDEAGIVRVGAIIKPGDILVGKITPKGETQLSPEEKLLKAIFGDKAGDVKDTSLRVPSSVYGTVIDARVYTREGVELCSRSKDIIEQETTLLRRDERIEIKAIQTSAILKIADMLKGAKVTDVLVSEDGSAELLSKGTEITGEILASIPFELIGYLPLQAELEEKLSEYFADVRNKINRVRAKTTDEIAKLHRGDELPPGVIKKITVYVAIKRKLQPGDKMAGRHGNKGVISNVVPREDMPYLADGTPVEIVLNPLGVPSRMNIGQLLELHLGWAGRGLGEKIKVMLEEQMKVHEIKDFIYKIYKTPEVEAWLKSAADDVVMALAKKLTSGVRFSTKVFDGASEADIREMLELADLESNGKTTLFDGKTGDAFAEDVTVGVMYMLKLHHLVDEKLHARSTGPYSLVTQQPLGGKAQFGGQRLGEMEVWALEAYGAAYTLQEFLTVKSDDVIGRTRMYESIVKGEQVLEPGLPESFNVLIRELQALCLDVKLEEDRIEESIR
- the rplL gene encoding 50S ribosomal protein L7/L12 codes for the protein MSITNDQLIEKISNMTVLEVAELVKELEEKFGVSAAPVAVAGAAAGGAAAEEKTEFDVVLADAGAKKINVIKEVRGITGLGLKEAKEMVEGAPKTVKEAVSKEEAEEIKKKLEAAGAKVELK